In Flavobacterium piscisymbiosum, the sequence AAATATAACATAAAAGTATGTCGTGTTCCGGCATATTCGCCTCAGGCAGTTGCAGAACATGCGATCGCAATGATTTTGACTTTAAACAGAAAAACTCATAAAGCCTACAATAGAGTTCGTGAACAAAACTTTTCCCTAAACGGATTATTAGGTTTTGATTTATTCGGAAAAACAATCGGAATCATTGGAACGGGAAATATCGGGAAAGCTTTTGCAAAAATCGCTTTAGGTTTTGGATGCAAAGTTCTGGCTTATGATATTGTCACCAATGATGAAATGATAAAAGACGGAGTGAAATTTGTTTCTCTTGAAGAAATCTTCAAATCGAGTGATATTATTTCACTGCATTGTCCATTAAACGAGCAAACCAAACATATCATTAATAAAAAGTCTATCGACGAAATGAAAGACAGCGTTATGATTATCAATACAAGTCGTGGCGGATTAATAGAAACTTCTTCTGTAATTGAAGGTTTAAAAGAAGGTAAAATAGGATATCTCGGAATCGATGTTTACGAACAGGAAGAAAAACTATTCTTCAGAGATCTTTCTGCTGATATTATTCAGGACGATGCGATTCAGCGTTTAATGAGTTTTCCAAATGTTTTGGTTACGGCGCATCAGGCCTTTTTTACCAACGAAGCTTTAACTCAGATTGCTTTGGTAACTTTCAATAACATAAAAGATTTATTGACCAATAATAATATTGAAAACAAAGCAGCTTTGCTGGTTTAAAAAATAAATTGAATAAGATTGGCAAACCCGACAGGTTTATAAACGTAATCACAAGAATTAAAAAATAGGAAATATGAAAAATAAAATTTTAGTGGCAGTTATGATTCTGGGAATGATTTCATGCCAAAACAAAGAAAAACCTGCAGATAACGTTATTAAAACAATTGTAGAAGATACCTTATCAAAAACCGTTGCGGGAACGGCAGATGTAAGCGATGCTCCAGTAAAAGAGGACAAAGCAGTCGAATTGATCCGTAAGCAATTGAATATTCTATTAAAGACAGATCTTCCTGCAATGACAAAAGAAGACAGATTTTTTTACTACGAAGCTTTCGATTTGAATAACGATAAAAAAGACGAATATTTCGTTGGTTTCTCTAATCCTTATTTTTGCGGAAGCGGAGGTTGTTCCGGTTACATCCTAAATAATGACGGAAGTTTAATCAATAAGTTTACCGTAACCGATTTCCCGATTCTCGTTACCACTTCAGCATCTGAAAAGTTTTACGATCTTATATTCGAAACTGGTGGAAAATTTCATCTCATAAAAATGAAAAACGGCAAATACCCGTCAAACCCATCCGTTCAGGAAATTTGGAAAGGTGAAACTCCTAAAGAAAATACTAAGGTTTTAGATATTCAGGGAAAGAAATTAGAGAAGTATTCGTTTTAATCAGATTATTATAAAAAAATCATTCCGTAGGAATGTATGCTCGGTAGAATTAAAATTGAAATATGGTTATACGTTCCGTAGGAACGTTTGATTAACGAAGCAGATGTTTTATTTCTGTAAAAAAAACAGGTGTCCCTACAGGACACACCATACAAAAACAATATTTTTTTCTACCGATGAGATATTCCTACACGGAATATTTCTATTCGTTCTGAATCAATTCGACTTTTTTAAAGCAAGGTATATAAAATAAAACCTGTCGGGTTTATGATAGATTTTATTAATTTGTCTTAGAAAGATTTTTTATTAATTTATACACTGCCATAAGTAAACCAGCGCCAAAAAATAATATACCAGTGTAGCCAATAATTATTTTGATTAATTTATTTCCTCTTTTAAATTCTTCAGGGTATAGAATCAGAAACAAACAATTCAAAACAAATATTAAGCAGCCAAAAAACATAGCAATATTCGTTTTAAACGTGTTTGTATTCGTGTCAATTTTCTTCTCTTTAATAAGGTAATAGATGTAGCCTAAACCTCCGAAGAAAAGAATACAATTGAAATACTCAATTCTTTTTTTAACTACAACAGTCTCAGAAAAGTATTCTTTATTTATAAATGAATCAACCAATAAATACACACCCAATATTGTGAATAAAATAAATACTGTATAAAGAAAATAATTTTTGATTTTCGACATAATTGTTTCTAAGTCATTAAATTTAAATAGAAAACCCGACAAATTTTTAAAAATCTGTCGGGTTTGAATATTAATACAATTTTGGAATTTTCAAATTTACTCCACCAATTCCACAAACTTAAACTCACCTTCAACAGCCACTTTCGTCAAACCGTGTTTAGATAAGTTTTTCATAGAAGCATCCCATTTTTTACCGCTTAAATTAGCAGTAATTTTTAGTTGCTGAAGATCCATTTTGTTTTCATTTCCTTTCAATAAATCTACGATGAATTTTTCTTCATCAGACAATTCAATTTGAGCTTGTTTTTTCTCCGGACGCATTTGCGGGAACAATAAAACTTCCTGAATCGATGCGTTGTTTGTTAAGTACATAATCAAACGGTCCATACCAATTCCCATTCCGGAGGTTGGTGGCATACCGTATTCTAATGCTCTTAAGAAATCCTCGTCGATAACTCCGTTTGCTTCGTCATCACCTTTTTCAGCCAAACGCATTTGGTCTTCAAAACGCTCACGTTGATCAATTGGATCGTTTAATTCAGAATACGCATTTGCAATTTCTTTACCACAAACCATCAATTCAAAACGCTCAGTAAGTTCAGGATTGTCACGGTGTTCTTTACAAAGAGGCGACATTTCTTTAGGATAATCAGTAATAAAAGTAGGTTGAATATAATTTCCTTCGCATTTAGCGCCAAAAATTTCATCAATCAATTTTCCTTTACCCATTGTTTTATCAACATCGATTCCCATTCCCCTTGCAGCGTCAAACAATTCTTCTTCGCTTTTTCCAGAGATATCAAATCCTGTAAAATGCTTGATAGAATCCGTCATTGTAACACGAGCGTAAGGCGCTTTAAAGTTAATTTGGTGTTCACCAAAAGTCACTTCGCTGGTTCCGTTTACGGCGATTGCGCAATGCTCAAGCAAACCTTCAGCAAATTCCATCATCCAGTTGTAGTCTTTGTAGGCTACATATATTTCCATAGCGGTAAATTCAGGATTATGCGTTCTGTCCATACCTTCATTTCTAAAGTTTTTCGAGAATTCATAAACACCTTCAAAACCACCAACAATTAATCTTTTCAAATACAATTCGTTTGCAATACGCATATAAAGCGGAATATCAAGCGAATTATGGTGCGTAATAAACGGACGTGCGGCAGCTCCACCAGGAATCGATTGTAAAACCGGAGTTTCAACTTCAAGATATCCTGCATCGTTAAAATAACCACGCATTGCAGTATACAACTTGGTACGTTTGATAAAATTTTCCTTTACTTGGGGATTCACAGTTAAATCTACATAACGCATTCTGTAGCGTAATTCAGGATCATTAAAAGCATCGTGTACGTTTCCTTCTTCATCTACTTTTGGTAAAGGTAACGGACGTAAAGTTTTACTCAAGAAAGTAAATCCGTCAACACGAATACATTGAGCGCCAACTTTTGTAGTAAACAATTCACCTTCAATACCAATAAAGTCACCTAAATCAGTTAGTTTTTTAAATACAGTATTGTATAAAGTTTTATCATCACCTTCACACAAAACATCGCGATTCACGTACAATTGTATACGTCCTTCGCTATCCTGCAATTCAGCAAAACAAGCTTTCCCCTGATCTCTCACACTCATTAAACGTCCGGCAACGATCACCTTCTTACCCTCTTCAAAAGATTCCTTCACCTGCTTCGAAGTATGATTTACAGGAAAAAGATTAGCCGGATAAGGATTGATTCCTAAGTTGCGTAAGTTTTGAAGTTTTTCTCTTCGGATGATTTCTTGTTCTGATAATGCCATTTTGTGCTCTTTTTTAAGTGCGCAAAGATAAAGAAAAGAATGTAGATTTCAGAATGCAGGTTTTAGATTTTTTGAAGCAGTAATTTATTGCATTTCAAAGACCTTTTGTCCCGCTATTCACTTGTATCTTTTTTGCCGAAAAAGCAAAAAAGGATACCGCTGCTATCGGGGCTATTTTAGAAGTTTTAGTTTTTAAAAGGCATTTTAGTTAGTGCGTTTACAAAATCTTTGTCGTCCTCAGGAACGAAGGATCACACAAGAAGTTCGACAAAGATTGGCGATTTAGTTTGCGGCACTTCTCGTGCGATCTTCCGTTCGGGATGACAAACTAAACGAATGAAAAAACATTTCTGTAAAAATTAAACAAAAAAACCTCAGTATCTTAGCAACTCAGAACCTTAGTATCTTAAAGAAAATGAACTACATAAAAGCCTTTTTACTTTTACTCTTAATTTCGAGCTGCCAAATTACCGAAACTATCAACATCAATCCAGACGGAAGCGGAACTATTGAAGTTTTTCAATTACGCGACGAAAATAGTTATTTGCAATTAGGACGTCCTTATTCTGATTCTGAAAAATTTACAGATACAATATTCGTTTTTCAGGATTATATAACAAAGTATGCAGCAACGTTTGTAAAATTTAATAAATCTGACCAAGCATTGTTTCAGGAACATGCCAATGTAAAAATGCATATTAAAGTGGATCCGGTTCAAATGGAAAATTTTAATGTAATTTCTTCTGACTTTAAAAAAATAGAAGAAATACCTAATCTTTATGAAAGTCTTAGTTTGGCAAGTTCTTTAAAAGAAAATTATCCGGTTTCAAAAGAATCCTTCAAAATAAAATATACTTTCGATGGTTCTACTTTCAAAAGAAATCTTGTAATTGTTGATCAGCAAAAGTTTGATAAGGACAAAAAAATGCTGGAAGAAAGGAAAAAAATGTATGCTAAGTATAAATTAGCGCAATCCTATACCTTAAAATATCATTTTCCAAAAGAAATAAAATCGGTTTCAAACGAAAAAGCTATTATTAGTTCAGATAAAAAAACAATGACATTAGAATTTCAACTTTCAGATTGTTTAAAAAATCCGGAAATAACGAATCTGGAAGTGGTTTTAGAGCAAAAAGACCTTCAATAGTGTTGTCTTAGTATCTTAGAACCTTAGTTTCTTAGAATCTCAAAAAATAAAATAGTCTTCGTATCTTTGATAAAAAATTAGCCATTATGAAATTATACAAGTTACTTAGTTTTTGTTTTGTATTAGCAACATTAACAAGCTGCACCCTAACCGAAAATATATATGTAAACGATAACGGAACCGGAAAATTTTCTGTAGATATGGATGGTTCATCTTTGATGGCGATGGCTGGTGACCAGCTTGGACCTGATGCCAAAAAGAATATAGATTCTACTTTTACTTTCAAGCAATTGTTTGAAGAGAAAAAAGACAGCATTGCAAAACTGTCTCCCGAAGCCCAAAAAGAACTTAAAAAACTCGAAAATTTTGTAGTAAATACCAAAATGAATGGTGAGAAAAAAGAGTTTTTAATGACCATTTCGACTGATTTTAAAAATGTAAATGAGCTACAAGATGCTTTGCAATCTTTGAGCGCACTTCAAAAATTAGAAGGCGGAGCAAATGCTGCGTCACCATTGGGGAAAGGCTTAGGAGATAATAACAGTAAATTAAGCTATACATACGATGGAAAGAAATTTACACGTACAGCAGTAATCGATAAACAAAAATTAGCTGCAAAAGCGAAAGATTCTACCGCAGATATGTCTAAGATGATTTTTGCTTCTTCGACCTATATTATAAAGTATCATTTTCCTAAGAAAATAAAAAAAGTATCGAACCCAAATGCTTTGTTTAGCGAGGATCGAAAATCAATTACAATTCAATACCCTTTTACGGATTATATGGAGAATCCTGACAAACTTAACTTTGATGTAGAGTTTGAAAAATAATTAAAATGAATAAAAAAATTCAACTTCAGGATTTAGGAAGTAAAGATTATAAATCGACCTGGGAATATCAGGAAGAGATTTTTAAGGATATAGTCGACTTAAAAATTAAAAACCGAAGAGAAGAACTCGATTTGCCAACCCCCAATTATTTACTTTTTGTAGAACATCCGCATGTATATACTTTGGGTAAAAGCGGAGATCTTGAAAATCTTTTATTAAACGAAAAACAGCTTGAAGCAAAAGGAGCTACTTTTTATAAGATCAATCGTGGTGGAGATATTACCTATCACGGGCCGGGACAAATTGTAGGTTATCCGATATTAGACTTAGAAAATTTCTTTACAGATATTCATAAATATTTGCGTTTTCTGGAAGAAGCTATAATCCTGACTTTAGAAGAATACGGCTTAAAATGCGGAAGAAGCGAAGGTGAAACTGGGGTTTGGCTTGATGCAGGAACTCCGTTTGCACGCAAGATTTGTGCGCTTGGCGTACGCGCTTCACGATGGGTAACCATGCACGGATTTGCGCTAAATGTAAATGTTGATTTAGGATATTTTGACAACATTATTCCGTGTGGAATTCGCGGAAAAGGGGTTACTTCTCTACAAGTAGAACTTGGTGTAGAAAAAGTTGATGAAGCCGAAGTAAAGGCTAAAATCGTAAAACATTTGACCCAATTATTCGAAGCAGAATTTGTTTCGTAAATCTTAATTAACCGCAAAGAGTTCGCAAAGCTTTGTGCTCTTTATGTTTTTACAAAATTTTAAGGGTAAAAAACTTTGTGTTCTCTGTGTTAATAATTACACTCAACTAGTATGAAAAATGCTGAAGAAAATAACAATTATAGAATTGCCGTTCCTTCAGCATTTGAAACTGTTTTTTCTCATTTTTACTTTGCCGAAAATAAAACGGCATTTCCCATAACAAAAACCTTATTACCAAGTTTTCAAACCATTTTGGTTTTTAACTTTGGGACAAAATCATCTTTAAAATCACAGCAAAATACTTTTTTAGAAGTTGAAAAATGTATGGTTCTTGGCCCTATAAAACAAGCTTTCGATTATACTTTAGAACCCAATTCAGAGATTTTGGTAGCCAATTTCAAAGAAGATGCTTTTTACAGATTCTTTGGCAATGCAATGTTTGATTCTTTGCCCAATCATCCTGACGCTTTAATTGATGAAAATTGCTTTACTCTTTTGTGGGAAGAACTTCAAAAACTTTCTGATACAAAAGAGCGTGTCGATTATATTTTAGATTTCTGCAAACCATATTTAAGGAAGCAAAACGAGATAACAACGCTTTTAACAGATTTTCAAAACCATAATCTGAATCCCATAAAAGCAATTGCTTCGCAGATCAATCAAACCGAAAGAAATATTCAGCTCAATCAAAAGAAACTTTTTGGATATACTATTAAAGAAGCGAATCGGTATGAGAGGTTTTTAAAAGCGGTAAATCAAATTCAGGAAAATATAATAAACAATTCTAAAACAGATTGGTTAACGATTGTTACCGAATGCGGTTATTACGATCAAAGTCAGCTCATTCATGACTTTAAATATTATATGAATATTTCACCCACGAAATTCCTGAAATTTCAAAACGATATCTGCAGCTCAAAATCAGAATAAATCAGATTTCGTTTTCTTACAATTGTACTGAAACCTTGCGTTCTACATTTGTCATGTTAATCTTTAAAAACAGACAATATGAAAAATTTAATTGTTTATGCACATCCCAATTCAGGTAGTTTAAATCATTTCTTCAAACAAACCGTACTCGAAAGCCTTCAGGAATCCGGAGAAGAAATTGCAATTCGCGATTTGAATGAGATCAATTTTAATCCCGTACTTTCTTTAGAAGATATGACCGGACAAAGAATGGGAAAGGTTGCCGATGATGTTCAAACAGAACAAGACTTTATCACCTGGGCAGATCGTATTATTTTTATTTACCCCATTTGGTGGACAGGAATGCCGGCCATTATGAAAGGTTATATTGATCGCGTATTTAGTTACGGATTTGCCTACAGATACGATCAGGGCGTTCAGAAAGGTTTATTGACGGGGAAGAAAACAATCATTATTAATTCGCACGGGAAATCAAATGCAGAATATGAAGCAATGGGAATGGATAAAGCTTTGGCATTAACTTCGGATACAGGAATTTTTACGTATTCCGGATTAGAAATCGAGCAGCATTTTTATTTCGATAAAGCAGACAGAGCTTCGGCAGAAAGTATTTCGGAGTGGGAAAATCAGATCAAAACTACTTTTAAGTGCATCGATAAAGAATCTGTTTTGGGATAAAAATTGATTTAAAAGTGATAATAATTGTAAAAAAGATAAAAGTAGTTTACTAAAAGCTAAGTTTTTGAATGTACCGTAAATTATAGGAAGTGTGGTTATTTATGAGTTTTTTATACTAAATTTGGTTTTATACTTTTAATAAAAGCTTTAGCTAACCTAATTTAATGACTTATGAGAAAAATCTACTTTATCTGTTTTATTTTTATGATTAATGGTCTTTTTGCTCAAAAGAAAGATAAATTAAATCCAATCGATGTTTATGAAAAGGCCTGGTCAGAACGCAAGAGCGATGTAAGGCTAAAAATAATTAAAACAATCTGGCTGGAGGAAAGTA encodes:
- a CDS encoding NAD(P)H-dependent oxidoreductase, producing MKNLIVYAHPNSGSLNHFFKQTVLESLQESGEEIAIRDLNEINFNPVLSLEDMTGQRMGKVADDVQTEQDFITWADRIIFIYPIWWTGMPAIMKGYIDRVFSYGFAYRYDQGVQKGLLTGKKTIIINSHGKSNAEYEAMGMDKALALTSDTGIFTYSGLEIEQHFYFDKADRASAESISEWENQIKTTFKCIDKESVLG
- the lipB gene encoding lipoyl(octanoyl) transferase LipB; this encodes MNKKIQLQDLGSKDYKSTWEYQEEIFKDIVDLKIKNRREELDLPTPNYLLFVEHPHVYTLGKSGDLENLLLNEKQLEAKGATFYKINRGGDITYHGPGQIVGYPILDLENFFTDIHKYLRFLEEAIILTLEEYGLKCGRSEGETGVWLDAGTPFARKICALGVRASRWVTMHGFALNVNVDLGYFDNIIPCGIRGKGVTSLQVELGVEKVDEAEVKAKIVKHLTQLFEAEFVS
- a CDS encoding DUF6597 domain-containing transcriptional factor; this encodes MKNAEENNNYRIAVPSAFETVFSHFYFAENKTAFPITKTLLPSFQTILVFNFGTKSSLKSQQNTFLEVEKCMVLGPIKQAFDYTLEPNSEILVANFKEDAFYRFFGNAMFDSLPNHPDALIDENCFTLLWEELQKLSDTKERVDYILDFCKPYLRKQNEITTLLTDFQNHNLNPIKAIASQINQTERNIQLNQKKLFGYTIKEANRYERFLKAVNQIQENIINNSKTDWLTIVTECGYYDQSQLIHDFKYYMNISPTKFLKFQNDICSSKSE
- a CDS encoding 2-hydroxyacid dehydrogenase, which produces MSLNATSNNNKIAFFSTQPYDKSFFNKYNEDFGFELDFFETQLNPQTVILIENATIVCVFVNDIVNEAVIKQLAEKGVKIIALRCAGFNNVDLEAAKKYNIKVCRVPAYSPQAVAEHAIAMILTLNRKTHKAYNRVREQNFSLNGLLGFDLFGKTIGIIGTGNIGKAFAKIALGFGCKVLAYDIVTNDEMIKDGVKFVSLEEIFKSSDIISLHCPLNEQTKHIINKKSIDEMKDSVMIINTSRGGLIETSSVIEGLKEGKIGYLGIDVYEQEEKLFFRDLSADIIQDDAIQRLMSFPNVLVTAHQAFFTNEALTQIALVTFNNIKDLLTNNNIENKAALLV
- the lysS gene encoding lysine--tRNA ligase, which encodes MALSEQEIIRREKLQNLRNLGINPYPANLFPVNHTSKQVKESFEEGKKVIVAGRLMSVRDQGKACFAELQDSEGRIQLYVNRDVLCEGDDKTLYNTVFKKLTDLGDFIGIEGELFTTKVGAQCIRVDGFTFLSKTLRPLPLPKVDEEGNVHDAFNDPELRYRMRYVDLTVNPQVKENFIKRTKLYTAMRGYFNDAGYLEVETPVLQSIPGGAAARPFITHHNSLDIPLYMRIANELYLKRLIVGGFEGVYEFSKNFRNEGMDRTHNPEFTAMEIYVAYKDYNWMMEFAEGLLEHCAIAVNGTSEVTFGEHQINFKAPYARVTMTDSIKHFTGFDISGKSEEELFDAARGMGIDVDKTMGKGKLIDEIFGAKCEGNYIQPTFITDYPKEMSPLCKEHRDNPELTERFELMVCGKEIANAYSELNDPIDQRERFEDQMRLAEKGDDEANGVIDEDFLRALEYGMPPTSGMGIGMDRLIMYLTNNASIQEVLLFPQMRPEKKQAQIELSDEEKFIVDLLKGNENKMDLQQLKITANLSGKKWDASMKNLSKHGLTKVAVEGEFKFVELVE